The following nucleotide sequence is from Sandaracinaceae bacterium.
CCTCGAGCGCGACCGCGAGCGCGACGGAGCTGCCATAGGAGTGGGCGACGATCGCGGCGTGCTCGACGCCCCGCGCGTCCATCAGCGCCATCACGAGCCGCGCCTGCGCCTGGACCGTGTAGTCGCCCTCGGGCCGGCCGCTCCAGCCGAAGCCCTTGAGGTCGAGCGCGAGCACGCGGTAGCCCGCCTCGACCAGGGCGGGGCGCACCGTGGTCCAGACGTCGAGGCTGCTCGCGAAGCCGTGCACGAGCACGATCGCCGGGCCCTGACCTTCGTCCACGAAGCGCACCCGCGCGCCCTCGACCTCGGCGAAGGTCGCGTCGCGCGGCTCGCCCGGGAGCGCCCCGGCGTGGAAGCCCAGGCAGCCCGTCAGGGCCAACGACAGGAGCAGGGCGGCGCGGCTCAACGGACCCTCCAGAGCTCCGCCGCCACGCTCGGCTCGGCGTCGGTGTCGTTGTCGCGCCCGAAGAGCTGCGCCACCGTCCCCTCGCACTCGGCGACGTAGGCGTGGCGCCGCGTGACGGTGACGAGCGCGCCGACGGTGCGGGTGATGCGCGTGTTCACCCGCAAGACGTCTCGCGTCCCCGCGGGCGTGCCGACCTGCCCGGACGCGTCGACCGTCATCGTCCAGCGCTCGGAGTAGAAGCTGCTCACCCCGCTGGCGAGGCCGGTCACGGTGGAGGTCTCGCTCCACGTCGCGTCCATCGCGAGCGGGAGCCGCCAGATCGGCATCGGCGGGTCGTACTCGAGCTCCGTGCGCGAGAAGCCGTCGCTCTCCGACACGATGCCGCGCAGCAGCACCGCGTCCGCGGTCACCTCGAACACGCCGAGGAGCGACTCGTCGCCGCTGAGGGGGAGCGAGTAGCTCGCGCCCGGGAACGCCTCGCCGTACCACTCCGCGCTCGGGTCGCGGCGCACGAAGGAGCGGTCGGCGTCGTCCGCGTAGGGCCCCTCGTAGTCCCAGATACGCGAACCGTCGGGCCGCTCCGCGCCGTGACTGTCCACGCTCGCGCCCTGGGCCACGCGGAAGGCGAGCGACACGCCGACCGGGAAGCTCAGCTCCTCGCGCGTGATCGTTCCGTCGTCGTCTCCGCAGCCCGGGGGGCCCGCGTCCGGCTCGACGTCGCCCGCGTCTTCCATCGCCCCGGCGTCCAGCTCGGGTCCCGCGTCCGCGACGCTCGCGTCCGACGGGCCCGCGTCGTCGGCACCGCCGTCGGTGGCCTCACCGGGCTCACAGGTGCCGTCCGCGCGGCACACCCCGGACGCGCAGTCGGTCCCGAAGCGACACGGCTCCACGCCCCCTTCGGCGCAGCCCGCGCCGAACACGAAGAGTGCGCCCGTCAGGAGCGCGCGCATGGCTCTGTTCCCGGTCGACATGGCGGGCCCTCAGCGAGCGCCCACCACGAGCGCGTTGCGCGCCCGGTAGCGGCGGAAGGCGGTGGCGGCGGTGAGCAGCGCGACGCTGACGAGCACGCCCTCGGTGGCGGTGGAGGCGGGGTTCACGAACTGACCGTACCCGTAGACCGACACGAGGTAGTGCGTGAAGTGCACCGCCGGGCCCAGCAGCGCCGCCGCGAACACGTCGCGGCTGTCGAGCTCCTCGACGAAGATGCCCGCCGCGACCGGGACGAGCGAGGCGCTCACGAGCCCGTAGATGCCGACCTGGGCGAAGATGCCCACGAGCTCCGGCGGATCGAGCGCCAGGCCCGCGCTGAGCACGCCCATGCCGACGAGGATCCAGCGGCTCGCCTTCAGCGCGACCGTCTGCCGCTCGTTCTCCGTCTTGCCCGCGAGCCAGCGGTCGCCGAGCTTGCCCAGGAACACGTCGTTGGCCGCGATGGTCGACGCGCCCACGAGCAGGCCGTCGAGCGTGCTCATGCCCGCCGCGAGCAGCGCCACGCTGATCAACACGCCGACCAGCGGCGAGAAGGCGCGCGTGAGGTAGATCGGCATCACCTCGTCCTGGCTCGCGATGTCCGGGAAGCGCACGCGGGCGTAGAGCCCGGCCATCAACACCAGCGCGAAGATCACGCCCACCACCACCGCGACGATGAGGTAGCGGCGCAGGTCGCTCTCCTTCTTCAGGTAGAGGCTCTTGGTGAGGATGTGCGGCTGACACATCAGCCCGGCGCCGATCACGAAGCCGCACACGTAGACGTCCCACACGCTCCCGAAGAGCGAGCTCTCGGGGTTGACCGGCGCGACCAGGTTGGCGTCCTGCGCGGCGATGCGGTCGAAGAAGGCGCCGACGCCGTCCTCGAGCAGGTAGAAGCCGCTCGCGAAGATGGCGAGCGCGACCAGGATCATCAGCCCGCCCTGGAACGCGTTCGTGTAGACGTGCGCGTAGGTGCCGCCCATCAGGATGTAGCTGAAGACGAAGATGACGATCAGCAGCACCGAGGCGACGTAGCCGAGCCCGAGCGTGTGCTGCATGACGAGCGCGGAGCCCTTGACGATGAGCACCACGAAGCTGATCGCGAGCACGAGGTTCAAGAGCGCGAAGTAGGTGCGCATGCCGGGGTGGCGGTAGCGGGCGCCGATCCAGTGGGGGAGCGTGAGCGCGGCCGTCTTCTCGCCCAGCTGGCGGAAGCCCTTGCTGAGCAGGACGAGCGCGACGATCACCCCGAGGTTGGCCGCGAGGCCGAGGTGCATCAGCGCGCTGACCCCATGCGCGAAGACGAAGCCCGGGTTGATCACGAAGGTCGCGGTCGAGGCGATCGCGGCGGCGAGCGTGATGCCGACCATGGTCGGGCCGAGATCCCGGTTGCCGAGCGCGAAGCCGGAGAAGGACGTCGTCTTCTTCATGCCGCGCAGGGCGAGCGCCGTCGTCAGGGCCACGTACAGGCCAAAGGCGCACCACGCCAACAGGTTGCGATCCATCGATCCGCTCCTCTCCGGCGGACGCCCCCGCGCCCGCTTCGCTCTCGTGGACGCCTCCCTCCCGACGGGAGAGGGGCGCCGTTTCAGAAACCGAGCCGACGGATCTCCGCCGCCCGGTCGAACTCCACCTCGGTCTCGTCGTCTTCGCTGACGATGGTCGCGGCGGTGCCGAAGCACTCCACCGCGAACGAGAACTGCCGCACCGTCGTGCGCGAGAAGCCCACCGTGCGGGTGAGCGTGGTGCGCACCCGCAGCGCCTCGAGCGGCGCGAAGGGCGTGACCAGCTCGCCGCGCGCGTCGACCTCGCTCTGGTAGGTCTCGCCGAAGTTGGCCGCGAGCCCCTGCGCCACGCCGGTCACCCTCGCCTCGGTCGACCAGCGCGCGCCCAGCTCCAGCGGGAAGACGAGCACCTTCACCGGCGGCTCGTAGGTCAGCTCCGTGCGACCCGCGCCTTCGGTGGGAGAGACCACGCCCATCAGCTCGAGCTGCGTCTCCGTGATCCGGAAGACCCCGAGCAGGTCGGTCTCGTCGCCGAGCCGCGCCACGTAGTCCGCGCCCGGGTAGCGGTCCGAGAACCAGCGCCCGTCGAGCGGCTCGGTCACGACGTCGAGGTCGTGGTCGCCGGGCAGCATGGAGGAGAGGTCCCAGCGGCGGCGGCCGTCCCCGAGGTCCGCGCCCGCAGTGTCC
It contains:
- a CDS encoding sodium:solute symporter family protein is translated as MDRNLLAWCAFGLYVALTTALALRGMKKTTSFSGFALGNRDLGPTMVGITLAAAIASTATFVINPGFVFAHGVSALMHLGLAANLGVIVALVLLSKGFRQLGEKTAALTLPHWIGARYRHPGMRTYFALLNLVLAISFVVLIVKGSALVMQHTLGLGYVASVLLIVIFVFSYILMGGTYAHVYTNAFQGGLMILVALAIFASGFYLLEDGVGAFFDRIAAQDANLVAPVNPESSLFGSVWDVYVCGFVIGAGLMCQPHILTKSLYLKKESDLRRYLIVAVVVGVIFALVLMAGLYARVRFPDIASQDEVMPIYLTRAFSPLVGVLISVALLAAGMSTLDGLLVGASTIAANDVFLGKLGDRWLAGKTENERQTVALKASRWILVGMGVLSAGLALDPPELVGIFAQVGIYGLVSASLVPVAAGIFVEELDSRDVFAAALLGPAVHFTHYLVSVYGYGQFVNPASTATEGVLVSVALLTAATAFRRYRARNALVVGAR